The Oryza brachyantha chromosome 6, ObraRS2, whole genome shotgun sequence region taaattacaaattcTGCTAAGAAACTacaagatgaatcttttgagcctaattaatctgtcattagcatatgtaggTTACTATatcacttatagctaatcatgtactacatcggtcccataataattttatttttttgtttttccgtgtttaacgtttgaccattcgtcttatttgaaaaatttgtaaaaaaaactttaaaaaattagtcacgcataaagtactagtaaaaataaaaatattaatcgcaaaaaaatttcaaataagacgaagagtcaaaacatcattgtattaaaaaactgaaaaatgatcttatttcgggacggaggtaatagtaattaggctcaaaagattcgtctcacgatttcccccataattgtgtaattagttttaatgttcatgtatatttaatgttttatttaggtatttAAAAactcgatatgatgtttttggggaaaactttttaaaaactaaggcTACGTTTAGttggaaaaattttgggagagAGGTCACATCAACGCGTAAcagtcacacatttaaagtattaaacgtagtctaattacaaaacaaatttccgattttgcctgaaaaccgcaagacgaattttttgagtctaattaattcgtcattagcaaatgttggttactgtagcattatggctaatcatgtactaattaggctcaaaagatccatctcatgatttcctccataactgcgtaattagttttaatgttcatatatatttaatactttatttaggtgtccaaaaaattaacgtgatgtttttgaaaaaaaaattttggaaactaaacaggacctAAACGGGGCTAGTATAAGCAACAAATTCAGTCAGCGAGGAGAAGTTTCACCTAACTGTCCATACTGAAAAGTACACAAGGTAGACAGATGCATTGCATGGTCAGAGTACTTGCTCAGGAAGCTTGACAAGAGAGTACTTGTCAAACATTTGCTGTAGGCCGGCGACGTCTGCGACGAGACATCGCTGAAGGAAGCCGTGACGGAggccgtcgacggcgcggtgccggtggcgccgccgccgccggcggcatcgccgtaggcggcggcgggagcaggGCACGCCAGTTTTGACCGGatcagggaggaggaggtgaggcTAACTGGAGAGGGCAAGAGATGGCGATGTTTGGTGCCAATGGTAGTTTTCAGTTTTCACTTCagtcattttttttagtgTCTTGTTGCTTCTTTtaggtgattaattaatttagtattTCTTAGCACTTTGCTTTCGTAGTGTGAGCTGAGAGTTCGGAGTATTTGTTAGGAATTTAGGAGTACCTAGTTATATTCAGTCTGTgtaatgcaaaattttgtgacTCTCATGGCTTAATGATTAATTGTTGCTTACAGATgctgcaatttttttctttgttttgttcctttttcGCCACACCTAGTTAActgaatatttaaattatcaacTGCATCAAAGTAGGTCTTCGTCAAGTTTCAGGTAACTCTTTTTATACATTCAGAAAAACATGACAGTCTGGTAATCTCGAGAGGGAACCCTTGATTCTTGAATGGGCATGCTAACACGTAGCTAGGTTATTTGTAAGTTCTGAAATAGACTGCCCATCCCAAGCAATTTCTAGTCAAGTCAACCTGGAATTTCAGCCAGAATCCAGCTGGAAAATATTACCACgtactccctcctccctccgtttttctctctgttttacagtgtaagtctttctagtatTGCCTAGAtacatatggatgctaatgaatctaaacacatatataaattatatacattcatccatgaataaatttagaatgACAAAGCTAGAAAGATTTACAATATgctaatatgaaacggagatagtagaAGCCAACAACAAAATTGAGAATGGGACATCAAGTCAGGATTTATGTACAAGGTGACCTGTGTCAGTTGATAACGATTTTGTGGCTTATATTAATGCCATTATCACATCAGTGTAAGACTCTCATAGACAGGATATATACATCTGGTGGATCTGTTGCTTCAGGTCAAGCAATCGTTTAGCCCAACTGGTTACCAAGCTCTATTAAGTTTTTATTCGAGAGATTGATTATCGAATCGGCGATCACTCGGGCACTTGACTTCATGTAGCCTCCTGAGAAGGGGGAGATGGAAAGTGTGCATGAATACCATGGCATTAGAGGTTTCCTATGATATGATTGGTAGAAAATACCATAAAATGAGTTAGTACTTACCTGATGTCAGCATGAGCAGTGGGATGTTTTGATCCTTTGCAAACCGAAACACCTTTTCATCTCTGATCACCACACCCTCGGGACTTATCTGGAAAGTGAGAGAAACCATGTTGAGTTCAGTCACAGGATAGATGAAAATTTGGTGCACAGTACGTAAAACTTTTGTGTTGAATAAAATTTCCTTATTTGTCTTGTTCACAAGACAGAggtgggtgattgtttggctttttcatgaaaaaagtcaaatagcatatatacaaacaaaaaataatttgtaaataaaacttttatatacatattcttagcgatgtaaaattcaatgctgaaaaataaactttagcaaaaatatcaaaatcaactctaaatttaaggttgaagatttaaatttggcttataggcataaacaaaagcgaaaatatgGGGGTGATAGGACCTAGGAATCACTGGAACAGAATCCAGCTTAAGTAGGGAACATATTATATTGCTTTATCAATCGATTTTATCTTTGTGAAATATGTATTGTTCCAAATAGTTACCTTCAATCTTCCCAAAGGATCACCATCCAGGATATCTGTCCCAGCATTATAAACAATCAACTGTGGCTGAAATCTACTTTTTGAGGCCTGCAAATATGCTCCAAGAGGAACATGCAAGTAACAAGTttggtaaaaaattttaatggtTCAAAGTGCAGCCATTTTGCAGATATATGGAGGAACAGAAGTATGCTTCTGACATTCAAGCACATAAAGTTACCAATACGGAGACTATCAGTATTGTCAATAAAGCACTGGGCATGAAGTACTATTTTGCTTTTGACATCTCAACCTCCTTGAGCACAGAGACTAAAAATTTACTCAACACCATGGATGCAATTTAACTTGATATTGAAAGCCAAACTAGTAGAAAACAAGTTTTTTGTTCACTTTCAAAACTCTGGGCATATATCAGTCAAAATTGACACCTCGGAATGTTATATTTGACCTAAGAAATCCTCTTAAAAATGCACTAGGAAGTAGGTACAGGAAAACATCATGTAACTGCCGATTTTCCACACCACACCATTAGAAGTGTAAGATACCTTAAAGGCCTTATCAAGTTGATCCAAGTAGTCATCTGTTTTTGTCCCACTCTAGAATGCACAAAGCACAATCACGTCATAAGAAATCCAACTCAAATTTGGATTACGCAATAATCAATAAATAACAAACAGTGTCCATGACGCAACTTACAGCTAGCTCAACTTTTTGATCAATGTACCGCTTAGCAACATGGTCctaaaataaagttatgtCAGTTTACATAGGAAGTCAGAAAATAGACGGTACTAATTGGGAAAGGGAATAATAATATACAAGGACTGGACTTGGAAGTTGGTCAAAATCTACATGAAACATTGGAACATTTCTTTAGATTAAACACCATAACATTCAAATAagactattgtataaattttagtaattaacGGTTTGagtttcatttttcatatatgttcAATAAAGGTCGTCTAAACCTAATGCATAGCAAAAGTTGTGCCCCAAAAGATgggagtatatatacataggtTGAAATTATTCTCAATAGAAGAGACAATCAAAATCTAGGGAAGTGGCCTCTACAGCCTACACCATGACCGACACAAAACTTGTATAACCACAAAGCCATATATTCCAGATATTATTCTTACAAAGGGATATATTCCAGCATTGTACATATCCAACGTATAAACTCTTCCTGCAAGAGAATTGGCATCATgatgacatatatattgaacAGAAAATGTTCAGAGAAAATAAATGTCATACCATCATTAGCAAAATCCTTTTCATGGCCATTTCCTTGGTGGGCATCCAGATCTATGATCAttactctaaaaatattttgaacaaTTAGGATGGTATGAAGAtaaatttaatagtatagaaTGGGCATAAAAGTTTGCACCAGTGCACCACTACCAGTTAATGCAACATGCAACTAGAAAAGAACATTGCATGTTAAATGGTACTAGTATCATAAACCTTCCTAGTAAAGAAAAGTGTTGGTATGATAAAGGATGTTCGACAATGCAGATAGTATATAGAAGCCAACAACATAACATAGCCTGGTGTGGCACCTTATCTCTCAGGATGATGACTAAACTCATTTCCCAGCAATCAAGGCAACAGGTTGGGAGGATAATTTGTGCATATTTATTGGATCCAAAACCATGATTATAAGTTTTGTTACCTtctttagaagaaaaaaaatagcttaCGGCCTTACAAAATATAGTGacatttggaaaaaaaaaatgcaggacAAAAGGAGGAAGTTGCTACAAATGGTACAGTCGCTGTCCTGCCAATAATGAGTTCCTCACCTTGAAACATTTAGACGGACAAAAGCAAACTGAATGCAGAGAGAAATATCAGCATATGCACAAAACCCACCCCCCTCCTCTGCAGAACAATGGTGAAACCCCCCACCAACATTAATGGCCCATCCTCTCTCTAGTGCAAGCTTGGCCGATAGAATGGACCCACCAACCTAAGGAATGAAAAATTAGCCTTTCAAATACCAACAATACAGCTTCGAGCACCAAATCTCCAAATCAATAATCACAAGACATCACCTGTTTCCTGAAAGGGTACAGTAGCTTTTGCTGCACAAGCCAATTAGGAATAAGCGCTACAGGAGGAACCTAAGATGCAAGAAGCCCATTAGCTGGCTGCACAGCACAACACATAATTTCGGCTAAACATGCAAATTCCACTTCTGCTTGAGCAATCACAATCAGTACCTCTACAATGGAGGCAACCTTCAGGCTGCTCTTGAGGCTGTTCAGGTACGACTCTGAGTGCACCTGGTGGTTAAGCAGACAAACTAGTTCAGGACAATTCAGACCAAAGTAATTAGTTCTGAACCACACAAAAATAAGAGATCATTTACTTCGGCCGATTGCTCGTTCTTACCACCAGCAAATCGTCCTTGGATGCTTCCAATGGCTCCACCACTCGGTTCTTCTCCAGGTGCCCTTCCTTGGTGAGGAACCTGCATATGCGTCCCCATTTGGAGGAATCGAACGGGTGCCTGCACAACCACAAAGAcgtcccgcgcgcgcgcgcgcgcacgcgcaGTGAGGCAACAGAGACGACGCGCGCATATACGCGGGCAGGTAGGCAGCTCACAGCTTCTCGATTCCGAGGAAGGAGATGTCGTACGCCGGCGAGTAGACCACCGGAGCCTGCAGGGAACAGACGCAGCTGCGGTGACGACCAGCTGGAATTAACAGGTGAAGGAGAGTAGTGACaggaggagcgcggcggcgtctAGCTAGCTTTGGCGCCGTTTCTAGGGAAGAGGAGGAatctctccgccgccgccggcgaccgacCTTGGAGCCCGGGACGTCGAAGTAGAGCTTGCTGGAGAGGATGCggtcgcgggcgcggcggggcggctCTGCcggggtcgccgccgcggacgaCGCAGAAGAggccatccgccgccgccgccgccgggaggaggagaagggggcTCGGGCGAGGTTGCGGAGGAGACGAATCGCCGCGCCGCGGAGGAGAGGAATAGCCGAATAGGCCGGCCACGTCGCCGGAGCTCGGAAGGATTCGTAGATGTGATATTTGTGATCCAGTACTTGGTAGTTTCCAGATTTGCATTATCACCCTCCAGGCGCTGTAGTACGGTGTGTTCTGCCGTTACCGTTACCGTGGAACGATGGTTTTCGTAAAATACCACGGGCTTCGTTAAAATACCATCCTTAAACAAACCACTGTTTGTCacattgttatttttataattttggactaatgGAAAAATTGCTctcttttaatatattttgtgttgaaatTACTCCTGggctttttttcctctccctaTGCGCGATTTTTCTCCTCGCTCTCTTTTTATCATCCCTCCTGTCGATGGGgactatttgttttgaaatttttgagCTTGTGAGACGCCAATGTTGAGCTATGCTTAGCCGGAATCGGAGGCCCCAACACCGAGAGGTGCCAAGGTATGGGTCATACTGACAGGTGGCGGCGCGACCGCCTGCAATGGAGCAAGCTCTACACCTTCTCCTGCATCCGCGCCTCGACCACCAAAGCTCTACACCTTCTCCTGCATCCGCGCCTCGACCACCAACAAGGCTGTGGTGCCCTCCACCATTGGTGGCAGCGCTGTGGACACCTAGAGTTCATGCGGTCATCCACTGCACGGCAGGGTTCGAGCGAGAGACGGTAGGGTTCGGGGGTAGTGGATGGGGGCAGTCGCAGTGGCTGCGAGTGCCGACAGCGCATGTGGCAGCGGGGTCGATAGTGGCGGGGAGCGACTAGGTAGGGGTGCAAGGAGCGCCAAGCTCGAGGGTGGCGAAGAAAGGCGTCGTCATTCCTGGGATAGGCACGGTGGGTGGGAGGAAGGGTAGAGTGATGCGCCAACCGACAGAACAGTGGTGGGCGGCACCGGCGGTGCCACTTGAACCCTTCTCTGTTTGCCTTCGTCTTCTATCTCATCGATTCCAATCTCCTTTCTCTCACCGTGCGATTCAACTTTGTTGACCCAGGGATAAAAACATCCGAGAAAATATGCAACTAAGGAAAAATAATTCTGAGATGCAAGAAACCTAAAAAATGCCATTGTATTGAACACCCATAGCTTGTGAATGGTATTTCAATGATGCCCGTTTTATTGATGGTATTCTACCGAAGCCATTTTTGTGCGATGGTAGATATGGAATTTTAGCTTTTTTCCCTCAAAGTCCCACGATATGCTATCGTAGGAGGCAAAAGAGTGGTACAAATCACTATTGTCACTGTCGAGGATAGATCTAATGTAGTACTAGTGGTGATGTTTGATATCACTGGTTTTTGGTATAGCctacataatattttcatcTTCTTACGTGTGACACTAGTAGTTGTTATTatctttgacaaaaaaaacttagccATAACTATTACGTATGTTGTTCTATCCATAAATATTATCTAAGTGGTCAAGAGGGATTGAGATTCTCTAACCTTAGAATGTGTTTGGTTCCAGGGATGGGATGGGTTAGAACAGAGTCAACCCATCCCTGACCCTGTTTGGTTGATGGAtgggtgggatgggttggacccagGAGAGAAATATTCCTCCCAGAttcaggtccaacccatcccactaAAATGGTGGGACGGATTCGTCCCAGGACGGCCATGACACAGAGGGgtgtccattttatttattaaatttatttaaaatatattacttgtataaatatacattcaattactttaggttattcatatattaatcctactatttaatattttattttggatatgagaggtaatctttatcccatctcatcccttcaaccaaacaaaaacagatCCAACCCATTCCATCTCATCTTTtgcaccaaacaaaaaacagggttCAACCcatccatctaaccaaacagaaaaatgaaatcaACCCATCCTACAATTCAGGGATGGAGCCAATCCAACCCACCTCGTTcacgaaccaaacgcatcctCTGACGTAGTAGCTGATATAGGGGTCTAACAACCATCGGATCCACATGTCAACCACATGGTTAGGGGGAGTTACGTCCGAGGAGCTCTCTCCTAATAGGAGAGAGGACAACAAACTTGTTATTCATAGCTAAAAAGTAATGTTGCTAGTTAGTTTTGTCTCTTCGTTTTCCACCATCCTAAAGCAGATTTCTCTTACCCACCCGATCCTCTAATTTCTCATTTGATTTGTATGCTATTTTTGTTCCCGACTTCGTTGTCAATGGGATCATTaggtttattttgttaaatcaCCCATGATCATTTATTATGTTTGTCTATCCGGGGCCTTAAGGTAGCTTTGCTAGAGGTGCATAGAAGGCCAGACTTTGGATGTTGAGGTTGCCGCCGATGAAAGCCTAGCCGCTTAGTGTTAAGCTTCTTCAAATTTTTCGTGATGACATGTTTATATAAGAAAGATAACAATGATGAACTAACTTcggtataaaatataatttttaggttGTTTAACATAGACTACGGAGatattaaaagttttttttcaatcacttcggtagtaaatttttaaattttgaattcgtTAGATTTCCTTTCTAAGCATCTGATTGGCTCTAAATTATTTGAATGGttataattatgaaaatagtacataaatgcttacattatggtataaaatttgaatccttaactacttatattttggaagtgATGGAGCAGTGATTTTAGTTTAATTCTTTAATATCCAATTCCACTGAATAAAACGATTTCCAAAGAGAAAATTCCACATACTAGTAACTAAGGTAGTACATGTCGAGGTGAACATCAATATTATCTGATATTTTGATTAATAAACAAGTTTATCCGAAACTGGTTTTACTCTTTAGCTTTGTTacttgataatatttttttgtactTTCTCTATGTATTACTAGTTTGCTAGAACTTAtgaattactccctccatgtatcaatgtaggacgttggttagtttaattttgaactaaccaacgtcataaaaaaaataggaggaaGTACGATCGATCAATGTTGGGAGGTGAATGTCATGCCATCTACCTGAAATCCTATATCTGCTCCTGACTAATAATAGTGTCACCATAACTAGTATTAGTAATAGAAGTACAGTACTAGTGTACTACtgcctctaattttttttatttgatatccttagattttggatctatatttaattatttatcttatttaaattatatattattacttatgttattgtgatttgttttattaaagttacttgcatatttatagaaaaatttgaacaaaataaatgattaaacatagataaaagtcggtgatattaaataaaagatagAGCTAGTACTACTTCCCCATCAAACTAGCTATATAATCACACTTGATATTGTATCGGTTATGAGGTGTATAAATAGTTGGCTGAGAAATCTGCGAGCATAAACAACTGGAGTATAGTGCATGTTTTACTTGTTGTATatttaagtaattttattgAGATGGCAAAGTCAAGTTACAATTGATACATGCGAAGTGCAGTTGATTTATGGTGACTAGTTGATAATTAGCTGCAAGAGAATGACGAACTTTTCTGTACTGTATTCATGTTAGCAACGTTGCATAGCATATCTGTAGCATTGTAATCGTCTTTTTATGCTTGTTAAGGACGGTgctcttattttaaaatggaggaaGGTAGTAACAGGCAAAGCTACTAGTTATTCATGAATTATATGTTTGTAACTATTTTAATATGTAAGCCGAATAGTATGTGTAACAAATGTCTTGCCTTGGGATGCTTAGAACCTTTTTTggccaaaaaaattacatatactTTCATATTTTTGCGTTAGTTACGGCCCTGATTGCTATAAGCTTATGAAAAGAAACCTCTGCTCTCatattttcgtttctgtttatacttatattcaaaatttgaacttttcaccataaatttaaagttgatttttaggttttcttatcgtagtttattttttgatccTGATTTTTAGAAcactaagaaaacatataaaaaatttattcatcgTTTACATGTTGgttttttcaattaaaaaaaaagcaaacaacCATCTTTGAGGCATGTGTACCATTTGgggttttgtgaaatttgcGGTAAGAGGCCAATACTTGAAGGGCGCAAATGCATATTTCCACAGCGTTCAGCTGCTTGGCCACCGccggtgcgccgccgtctctctctctctctcctccaccgcTTCCATGGCGACGAGATGGAGGCCACGAACCCGAGCCGTCCCCTTCCTCccgctgctcctgctcctcctcctcctcgcgccgcTCATCTACACCGGTACGGGTCCCGCCAACTCATACCCTTCCTCGCAGTTCTTGCTGCAGCTGACTGACGCCCCACCGGGCACCGGATCCAATCTGCTTCTTTGCCCAGTCTCCAGGATGCAGCTGAGCTGGGCGCCCGAGAGGGGCCTGTgcctcccgccgcccgccgcgacgGAGGGCCGCCTCTgcctgccgccgcccaccggGCCGAGGCGACCGGATCGCCTcgtgctcggcgccgccgccggccagggCCGCCCCGACCGCCTCCAGTGCCAAGGTTTCTCCTCTCGCTTCCGTAATTCCATTCGATTTAGCAGATTCTGTGGCCTGTGGTCGCAATGCTGCTGGGTCCGGGCGTGGTGTTGGCAGGACCCCTGCTTGCAATTGGGGGATACATATGCTAGCTTCAAATGTTgtgatatttttcttgttcaaAGAACCAAGAATGGTTGTAATAGCCCTGGTCTCGTGCTTGATTGAATCAATCTTGTTTCTCTAGTATTATTTGTTGTCGATTTGTTTTGTGGGAAGGTAGGTATTATGGAGAATTGGGAATTTGCATAGGATGTATCACGTCTTATTGTTCTAACTCTGTGGACACTGTATGGTATTTAGTTTAATCGATTGCATTTACTTCAGTAAAGTGTGTAAGCTAATGTTAACAGTGATCTTATGGTACAAGTTTCTATGGTAATTTAGGTTTTGGTGCAAGAAACTCACACCTGTAAAATTTTCAGAGCAATCATTTTCTTCATGTGCAACGTATTGACGCAAAGTTttaagcattttaaattactgATCAACAAGGGTAATTCTAACTCTATTGTTCATTTTGAAACAGTTTCCAGGGTGTTATCAggaactaaatatattacatatgTTGTAAACATGGCATTGATTAACTTCATTTCCCATTTTTCCTCAGGACTCAAAGCTGTCAATAAGATTGGATTATCAAGTGAAAGAAATTATTCTGGGGGCCATGTTACTTTTGTTACAGTATTCACGACATACAACCCTGACTCAGCTGAAACAGGAAAAGTGTCACCTGATGTTGTCACTGTTGGAAAGCACTCTTATAGCAAGGCGGGAAGGTCCATGGCTGTCCTTAACACTTTCATTAGTTTCATACAGGTACGTCTTCCTTCTACTCTTGTTTGTGGACAGCTGCTACCTGCTAGTTAACTGCCAATATGCTTGATTACAACTAATAGTATTCTTGCATGTTATGAACGATTGATAACCAAACGCAGCAAAATGATTCATAACCAAGTGCTCCTAGATTAGACAATTGAAACAGACTTAGCGATGTCTTATTTTGGcaaagttttacaatatggAAGTAAATATTAACATCAATATCATATCATTTTCTGGAAAATATTGGTATCACTATTATATGCCTATTGGAATTTGGTATCACTATTGGAAATTAAGTATGAGTTTGATCTCATTGTTACCTGTGCACGATGGCTATTAGCCATATACTAATATTTAAGTTAGAATATCATGAATATGTTTGCCAGTGATTCCCCTTCATTGGTGATCGTGATGCATAAGTATGTGTGCAAAATGATTTCCCTTCATTGGTGATAGTGATGCTGGTTATTTGATATGTTGTCTTATTTATAGAACCTTGCAGGTGTCAATGCCAACAAGCAATGTGATCATATTGACCGATCCA contains the following coding sequences:
- the LOC102720338 gene encoding histone deacetylase 2; its protein translation is MASSASSAAATPAEPPRRARDRILSSKLYFDVPGSKAPVVYSPAYDISFLGIEKLHPFDSSKWGRICRFLTKEGHLEKNRVVEPLEASKDDLLVVHSESYLNSLKSSLKVASIVEVPPVALIPNWLVQQKLLYPFRKQVGGSILSAKLALERGWAINVGGGFHHCSAEEGGGFCAYADISLCIQFAFVRLNVSRVMIIDLDAHQGNGHEKDFANDGRVYTLDMYNAGIYPFDHVAKRYIDQKVELASGTKTDDYLDQLDKAFKASKSRFQPQLIVYNAGTDILDGDPLGRLKISPEGVVIRDEKVFRFAKDQNIPLLMLTSGGYMKSSARVIADSIINLSNKNLIELGNQLG